The sequence below is a genomic window from Ipomoea triloba cultivar NCNSP0323 chromosome 2, ASM357664v1.
TGCTCCTCAATGAATCAAAAATCTCAATTTGGAGCACAAATATCTCGTCTTCCTCCTCAAATTCCGTGTCGGCGGTTCTTCAGGACACCGGGAATTTGATTTTGAGCGATGGGTCGAGCTCAAAATCGCCCCTTTGGCAGAGCGTCGATAATCCGGCGCACACGTGGCTCCCCGGCGGCAAGCTTTCGTACAACAAAATCACGAAGCAGAAACAGCTTTTAACTTCTTGGAAAAACTCGGAGGATCCGGCGCCCGGTTTATTTTCCCTCGAGCTCGACCCGGTCGAAAAGCAATACCTTATAAGGTGGAACCGGAGCGAGCAGTATTGGACCAGTGGAGCTTGGAATGGCCGTATCTTCAGTTTAGTCCCGGAAATGAGGttgaattatatttacaattttacctATATAGATAACGAAAATCAGAGCTATTTTACGTATTCGGTTTATGACACTTCTATTATTTCACGATTCATTATGGATGTGTCGGGCCAAATTAAGCAACTCACATGGTTGGAGAGTAATAAAGAATGGAATTTGTTTTGGTCACAGCCGAGACAACAGTGTGAGGTTTATGCTTATTGTGGTGCATTCGCCACTTGCAACCAAAATTCACTGCCGTTTTGCAATTGTTTGAGTGGTTTTCAGCATAAATCGGATGTTGATTGGAGCCGGAACGATTTTTCCGGGGGTTGTGCGAGGAGTACGAGGTTGCAGTGTGATAGTAATGACACAAAAGGGGGACGACAAGACAAGTTTTTGCTGTACCCTCAGATGAGATTACCTGAGCATTCCCAATCTGTGAACGTGGGAAGCTCCTCGGATTGCGAATCTTTTTGTCTGGGAAATTGTTCTTGTAGCGCCTATGCTTATGATAGTAATCAGTGCTTGATTTGGAACGGAGAGATTCAGAATTTGGTGCAGCTTGCCcagaatgatgggagtgggagAACAATTTACATAAGACTTGCTGCCTCGGAATTTGCGAGTGGGAAGAGTAACAAAGGAGCTGTGATCGGCGCCGTTGCGGGGGCTATTGCCGGTGTTCTTGTCGTTGTGGGCGTGGTTTTTATTGTTTTCTGGAGAAGGAGACAACATTTGATCGGAACGGCAAAGGCAATGGAGGGTTCCCTGGCGGCGTTTTCTTACAGGGATTTACAATATGCGACCAAGAATTTTTCGGAGAAATTAGGGGGCGGAGGTTTTGGTTCTGTTTTCAAAGGAACATTACCAGATTCAACTGTAATTGCGGTTAAAAAACTGGAAAGTATAAGCCAAGGAGAGAAGCAATTCCGAACAGAAGTGAGCACAATCGGGACAATCCAGCACGTTAATCTTGTCCGCCTTCGTGGGTTTTGCTCTGAAGGGAATAAGAAATTGTTAGTCTAcgatttcatggagaatggctCTTTGGATTCGCATCTTTTCAGTGAAGATGGGTCCAAGTTCTTGGACTGGAAATTGAGGTACCAGATTGCATTAGGCACAGCAAGGGGCTTAACTTATCTCCACGAAAAGTGCAGGGATTGCATCATCCACTGCGACATTAAGCCCGAAAACATCCTCCTTGACTCCGAATTATGTCCCAAGGTTGCAGATTTCGGCCTGGCAAAGCTCATGGGACGCGAGTTTAGCCGGGTGCTAACCACAATGCGGGGGACGAGAGGCTATCTCGCGCCCGAATGGATATCGGGGGTTGCCATCACGGCCAAAGCAGATGTTTACAGCTACGGAATGATGGTTTTCGAGCTCATATCCGGGAGCAGAAACGCCGAGCATTCGGAAGATGGGAAAGTGAAATTCTTCCCCAGTTGGGCTGCACAAACAGTACTTGAAGGAGGAGACATCCTCGGACTTCTGGACCCTAAACTGGACAGAATTGCTGACATTGACGAGGTATCCAAGCTCTGCAGAGTGGCATTTTGGTGCATCCAAGACGATGAACATCAAAGGCCATCAATGGGCCAGGTTGTTCAGATTCTTGAAGGGGTTTTGGAGGTGAACCAGCCGCCCATCCCTCGTTCTCTTCAAGTTTTTGCTGATAATGAAGAACACATAGTTTTCTTCACAGAATCATCTTCAAGCCAGAGTAGCTCACAAACTCACAGCAAGACTTCAAATGCTTCATCTCAGGCAAAAAGTGCCTCGAATTCTTCCTCTCAGGTTAACAGCGCCATGGCCTCATCAAACAACTAAATGTGAGGATGAAGATTGCAGATTCATCAGACTTTTGCTAGCCTGCTAGGCAATGTGTATAATAGTATTCAGTAATGTATATTTCTTTTTGTTCACTAGAATAAACTGCCCGGCGTAAACTGGATTAGCCTGAGTATGATATGAGTTTAAACGTGTCTCATATAATTAGTTTACTTATCAAGTTTTTGTCCAAACCTTgatggatttttttattttttttttgaaaaccaccATGATGGTTCTTTTATATGGACcatatatattgcattcatagtctacacagctatgtgaactatggtccacacagtaaTTTGCTGCAAGGTGAATTCGTGTCCATTTACCtcctgaatgttcacaatttgaattgtaaacatttcgtatgtaaattgtgtattttggacttgGATTTATCTTACAATGCGGACCcgagtccacataataatttgccacaaATAGTGCCTCCAATGTTGTTTCCACAATTTGGACTCTGCAAAGTTATTTAGCCCAAAAGAAATTTCACTGTTCAAGAGCTTGCAATAATAAGGCCCAGTTAACATCAAGAAATGAGAAAGCCCAGAAAAGAAGCATATTAAATGGCGACATTAATGGCACCAGTGTGCCACTAGACATTAGATAAGGGAAAAAATCTATTGGAGAGATAGATGAGttgtcaaaatttaatattttgattgtGTGGTGACTTTCATCTACTGCCCTATCAGATCAAAAGTCTGACAATATTTGTGAGACAGCGATATCTCATTTCtcatttatatattcaaattctGACCATCTGACATGTCACATtccctcttcttcttccttttgttTCTGTTATTACAAAATCATGGTTTATATCATTCCTCATTAAACCAAGTACATCTCTACCTTATTTAATGTTCTTGGCCTAAGCTTATCATGCTCATATTAGTAACATTTTTATTAAAGTTTAAAGCCTAATTTATCACAGTTTTTGGTCAAGTTTATCGCTTAACATTCCTAATTTTGTAGGGACACGGGATACGGACACCCCAAAAGATGCATTAGCACATTACTTTGAACTTTGTCGAGCTTGTCACACCTAATTGATCTTCCATGAGAATGGTCAAAGATTGAGATGATTTGAAGCCCCCTATTATATTGATAGGACAGATTTTCCAGCCAATCATCAATAGCCCTATTCTAGGTTTTGTAGGTG
It includes:
- the LOC116010212 gene encoding G-type lectin S-receptor-like serine/threonine-protein kinase At2g19130 yields the protein MYRLISSLIFLSFSLTAHLSHGADTISANQSLSGDQTIVSSGGGNFELGFFKPGNASRYYIGIWYKKVTTQTVVWVANRETPISDKTSAELKIVDGNLVLLNESKISIWSTNISSSSSNSVSAVLQDTGNLILSDGSSSKSPLWQSVDNPAHTWLPGGKLSYNKITKQKQLLTSWKNSEDPAPGLFSLELDPVEKQYLIRWNRSEQYWTSGAWNGRIFSLVPEMRLNYIYNFTYIDNENQSYFTYSVYDTSIISRFIMDVSGQIKQLTWLESNKEWNLFWSQPRQQCEVYAYCGAFATCNQNSLPFCNCLSGFQHKSDVDWSRNDFSGGCARSTRLQCDSNDTKGGRQDKFLLYPQMRLPEHSQSVNVGSSSDCESFCLGNCSCSAYAYDSNQCLIWNGEIQNLVQLAQNDGSGRTIYIRLAASEFASGKSNKGAVIGAVAGAIAGVLVVVGVVFIVFWRRRQHLIGTAKAMEGSLAAFSYRDLQYATKNFSEKLGGGGFGSVFKGTLPDSTVIAVKKLESISQGEKQFRTEVSTIGTIQHVNLVRLRGFCSEGNKKLLVYDFMENGSLDSHLFSEDGSKFLDWKLRYQIALGTARGLTYLHEKCRDCIIHCDIKPENILLDSELCPKVADFGLAKLMGREFSRVLTTMRGTRGYLAPEWISGVAITAKADVYSYGMMVFELISGSRNAEHSEDGKVKFFPSWAAQTVLEGGDILGLLDPKLDRIADIDEVSKLCRVAFWCIQDDEHQRPSMGQVVQILEGVLEVNQPPIPRSLQVFADNEEHIVFFTESSSSQSSSQTHSKTSNASSQAKSASNSSSQVNSAMASSNN